One Brassica oleracea var. oleracea cultivar TO1000 chromosome C7, BOL, whole genome shotgun sequence genomic window carries:
- the LOC106304928 gene encoding uncharacterized protein LOC106304928 codes for MSSSYTQKPNANLGILLSPLHQLRSQYQTQLPPCLLVKSIFDSIPREIFDQDLEENSKNVLKRLCCFHRQEDLWSKNPLKALPALLNSSNMLACREGLVPACVHPLTQVPDSPVEGLRKLMVGIFSTQFKWILRLGIKRYPGLGRTVLWTATKTQHCKARLLSAVGMKGSSVMNKLYSVEESSEKVADLGAAVMVSVAGYYGLKLEVSKLIERAEKGVNETEQPPPPQPQPEILMLLKALEEVALSRALREYLKKKKKAVKTEESGITPPPPPPRLLPTWLNRVGAGGKSSLQREEERMLKYQRSLFPRR; via the exons ATGTCTTCTTCTTACACTCAAAAACCAAACGCCAATCTCGGGATCCTCCTCTCCCCTCTTCATCAACTCCGTTCTCAGTACCAGACCCAGCTTCCTCCCTGTCTCCTG GTGAAGAGCATTTTTGATTCCATCCCGAGAGAAATCTTTGACCAGGATTTGGAAGAAAATAG CAAAAATGTTCTGAAAAGACTATGCTGTTTCCATCGCCAAGAGGATCTATGGAGTAAAAATCCTTTGAAAGCTTTGCCTGCTCTGTTAAATTCTTCTAATATGCTGGCCTGTAGGGAGGGTCTCGTTCCAGCCTGTGTGCATCCGCTAACTCAG GTTCCTGATTCTCCTGTAGAGGGATTAAGAAAATTGATGGTAGGGATATTCAGCACTCAGTTCAAGTGGATACTCAGGCTAGGCATCAAACGATACCCAGGGCTTGGAAGGACAGTGTTGTGGACTGCAACAAAAACACAACACTGCAAGGCTCGACTCCTTTCAGCCGTGGGTATGAAAGGTTCTTCTGTGATGAATAAGCTGTATTCAGTTGAAGAATCTTCAGAGAAAGTTGCTGACCTTGGTGCAGCTGTCATGGTCAGTGTTGCCGGTTATTACGGACTCAAACTAGAGGTGTCTAAACTCATTGAAAGGGCGGAAAAAGGGGTGAATGAGACTGAGCAGCCACCACCACCACAACCACAACCCGAGATCTTGATGCTTCTGAAAGCCTTGG AGGAGGTGGCTTTATCTAGAGCCTTGAGAGAATATCTGAAGAAGAAGAAGAAGGCCGTCAAGACTGAAGAATCGGGGATAACACCGCCGCCTCCTCCTCCAAGACTTCTGCCCACTTGGCTCAACCGTGTAG GGGCTGGTGGTAAGTCCAGCTTGCAGCGAGAGGAGGAGAGGATGTTGAAGTATCAGCGTTCTCTCTTTCCAAGGAGGTGA